Proteins from a single region of Paramormyrops kingsleyae isolate MSU_618 chromosome 9, PKINGS_0.4, whole genome shotgun sequence:
- the rps9 gene encoding small ribosomal subunit protein uS4 codes for MPVARSWVCSKTYVTPRRPFEKSRLDQELKLIGEYGLRNKREVWRVKFTLAKIRKAARELLTLDEKDPKRLFEGNALLRRLVRIGVLDEGKMKLDYILGLKVEDFLERRLQTQVFKLGLAKSIHHARVLIRQRHIRVRKQVVNIPSFVVRLDSQKHIDFSLRSPYGGGRPGRVKRKNAKKGQGGAGGADDEEED; via the exons ATGCCGGTTGCCAGAAGCTGGGTCTGTAGTAAGACCTACGTCACCCCCCGCCGCCCCTTTGAGAAGTCCCGGCTTGACCAGGAGCTGAAACTCATCG GGGAGTATGGCCTTAGAAACAAGAGAGAGGTCTGGCGTGTGAAGTTCACTCTGGCCAAAATCCGCAAGGCTGCTAGAGAACTGCTCACCCTGGATGAAAAGGATCCCAAGCGACTATTTGAAG GTAATGCTCTCCTGAGGCGTCTGGTTCGGATAGGTGTGCTGGATGAGGGCAAGATGAAGCTCGATTATATCCTCGGCCTGAAAGTTGAGGACTTCTTGGAGCGGAGGTTGCAAACCCAGGTCTTCAAGCTGGGCCTGGCTAAGAGCATCCATCATGCCAGAGTGCTCATCCGTCAAAGGCACATCCG TGTCCGCAAGCAGGTGGTGAATATCCCATCTTTTGTTGTGCGCCTGGATAGCCAGAAGCACATTGACTTCTCACTGAGGTCTCCTTATGGCGGTGGAAGACCCGGCCGTGTGAAGAGGAAGAACGCCAAGAAGGGCCAGGGCGGTGCTGGAGGCGCcgatgatgaagaggaagatTAA
- the LOC111853358 gene encoding uncharacterized protein isoform X2, translated as MMTDMEASLSVSLDLSSVVEEALRSAVCSVLSEIQRLIGKDVAELRAAVARKDCENEELRAQLESARRELQEQARFRQRYRRHDGVAKPCDLDEKPDLISGPESLVTNPTLRKNEDSDLDNASAAMDLRVIEVKEEVATSQQLSAAVESAGSTRPKPYICGDCGKSYLWLKNLKKHQKIHTGEAPFSCKICCRLFSSQQVLEEHQRVHTGERPHRCTSCPKTFNHLSNLKKHHLIHTGEKPHHCSLCGKRFRQIQHLKEHRKTHEDSKPFRCWECGWGFNHGSNFKRHLLVHTRQKMRHSLAT; from the exons ATGATGACCGATATGGAGGCAAGTCTGTCCGTGTCACTCGATTTGTCCTCGGTGGTCGAGGAAGCCTTGCGTTCTGCAGTGTGCTCGGTGCTCTCTGAGATCCAGAGGCTGATCGGAAAAGATGTGGCCGAGCTGCGAGCGGCCGTGGCCAGGAAGGACTGCGAGAACGAGGAGCTGCGAGCCCAGCTGGAGTCGGCCAGGCGGGAGCTGCAGGAGCAGGCGAGGTTCAGGCAGAGGTACCGCCGGCACGACGGCGTGGCGAAACCCTGTGACCTGGATGAAA AGCCTGATTTGATCTCTGGCCCTGAATCTCTGGTGACTAACCCCACACTGAGGAAGAATGAGGACAGCGACCTGGACAATGCCAGTGCTGCTATGGATCTCAGAGTCATTGAGGTGAAGGAGGAGGTTGCAACCAGCCAGCAGCTGTCTGCTGCGGTAGAATCTGCTGGTTCCACAAGGCCGAAGCCTTACATTTGTGGTGATTGTGGAAAAAGTTACCTCTGGCTAAAGAACTTGAAGAAGCACCAGAAGATCCATACAGGTGAGGCGCCATTCAGCTGCAAGATCTGCTGCAGGCTATTCTCCTCGCAGCAGGTGTTAGAAGAGCACCAGCGTGTGCACACGGGCGAGCGGCCGCACCGATGCACCTCCTGCCCGAAGACCTTCAACCACCTGTCTAACCTCAAGAAGCACCACCTGATCCACACCGGGGAGAAGCCGCACCATTGCAGCCTCTGCGGGAAGCGCTTTCGACAGATCCAGCACCTGAAGGAGCACCGCAAGACCCATGAGGACAGCAAGCCTTTCCGCTGTTGGGAGTGCGGCTGGGGCTTCAACCATGGCTCCAACTTCAAGCGGCATCTGCTCGTCCATACCCGACAGAAAATGCGCCACAGCCTGGCCACCTGA
- the LOC111853358 gene encoding uncharacterized protein isoform X1: MMTDMEASLSVSLDLSSVVEEALRSAVCSVLSEIQRLIGKDVAELRAAVARKDCENEELRAQLESARRELQEQARFRQRYRRHDGVAKPCDLDESNRSCTSRPGTHRVTHGGASHLYLGHGSLAFSHNWDQVTRHDFTERLENLKQDLTLEADCSVDTAESEPDLISGPESLVTNPTLRKNEDSDLDNASAAMDLRVIEVKEEVATSQQLSAAVESAGSTRPKPYICGDCGKSYLWLKNLKKHQKIHTGEAPFSCKICCRLFSSQQVLEEHQRVHTGERPHRCTSCPKTFNHLSNLKKHHLIHTGEKPHHCSLCGKRFRQIQHLKEHRKTHEDSKPFRCWECGWGFNHGSNFKRHLLVHTRQKMRHSLAT, encoded by the exons ATGATGACCGATATGGAGGCAAGTCTGTCCGTGTCACTCGATTTGTCCTCGGTGGTCGAGGAAGCCTTGCGTTCTGCAGTGTGCTCGGTGCTCTCTGAGATCCAGAGGCTGATCGGAAAAGATGTGGCCGAGCTGCGAGCGGCCGTGGCCAGGAAGGACTGCGAGAACGAGGAGCTGCGAGCCCAGCTGGAGTCGGCCAGGCGGGAGCTGCAGGAGCAGGCGAGGTTCAGGCAGAGGTACCGCCGGCACGACGGCGTGGCGAAACCCTGTGACCTGGATGAAAGTAATCGCTCATGCACGTCGCGGCCGGGCACGCATCGTGTCACACATGGGGGTGCAAGTCATTTGTACCTCGGTCATGGCTCGCTGGCGTTCAGTCATAACTGGGACCAAGTTACACGGCATGACTTTACAGAACGGTTGGAAAACCTTAAACAGGATCTGACTCTAGAAGCAGACTGCAGTGTAGACACGGCCGAATCAG AGCCTGATTTGATCTCTGGCCCTGAATCTCTGGTGACTAACCCCACACTGAGGAAGAATGAGGACAGCGACCTGGACAATGCCAGTGCTGCTATGGATCTCAGAGTCATTGAGGTGAAGGAGGAGGTTGCAACCAGCCAGCAGCTGTCTGCTGCGGTAGAATCTGCTGGTTCCACAAGGCCGAAGCCTTACATTTGTGGTGATTGTGGAAAAAGTTACCTCTGGCTAAAGAACTTGAAGAAGCACCAGAAGATCCATACAGGTGAGGCGCCATTCAGCTGCAAGATCTGCTGCAGGCTATTCTCCTCGCAGCAGGTGTTAGAAGAGCACCAGCGTGTGCACACGGGCGAGCGGCCGCACCGATGCACCTCCTGCCCGAAGACCTTCAACCACCTGTCTAACCTCAAGAAGCACCACCTGATCCACACCGGGGAGAAGCCGCACCATTGCAGCCTCTGCGGGAAGCGCTTTCGACAGATCCAGCACCTGAAGGAGCACCGCAAGACCCATGAGGACAGCAAGCCTTTCCGCTGTTGGGAGTGCGGCTGGGGCTTCAACCATGGCTCCAACTTCAAGCGGCATCTGCTCGTCCATACCCGACAGAAAATGCGCCACAGCCTGGCCACCTGA
- the LOC111853358 gene encoding uncharacterized protein isoform X3 yields the protein MWPSCERPWPGRTARTRSCEPSWSRPGGSCRSRRGSGREPDLISGPESLVTNPTLRKNEDSDLDNASAAMDLRVIEVKEEVATSQQLSAAVESAGSTRPKPYICGDCGKSYLWLKNLKKHQKIHTGEAPFSCKICCRLFSSQQVLEEHQRVHTGERPHRCTSCPKTFNHLSNLKKHHLIHTGEKPHHCSLCGKRFRQIQHLKEHRKTHEDSKPFRCWECGWGFNHGSNFKRHLLVHTRQKMRHSLAT from the exons ATGTGGCCGAGCTGCGAGCGGCCGTGGCCAGGAAGGACTGCGAGAACGAGGAGCTGCGAGCCCAGCTGGAGTCGGCCAGGCGGGAGCTGCAGGAGCAGGCGAGGTTCAGGCAGAG AGCCTGATTTGATCTCTGGCCCTGAATCTCTGGTGACTAACCCCACACTGAGGAAGAATGAGGACAGCGACCTGGACAATGCCAGTGCTGCTATGGATCTCAGAGTCATTGAGGTGAAGGAGGAGGTTGCAACCAGCCAGCAGCTGTCTGCTGCGGTAGAATCTGCTGGTTCCACAAGGCCGAAGCCTTACATTTGTGGTGATTGTGGAAAAAGTTACCTCTGGCTAAAGAACTTGAAGAAGCACCAGAAGATCCATACAGGTGAGGCGCCATTCAGCTGCAAGATCTGCTGCAGGCTATTCTCCTCGCAGCAGGTGTTAGAAGAGCACCAGCGTGTGCACACGGGCGAGCGGCCGCACCGATGCACCTCCTGCCCGAAGACCTTCAACCACCTGTCTAACCTCAAGAAGCACCACCTGATCCACACCGGGGAGAAGCCGCACCATTGCAGCCTCTGCGGGAAGCGCTTTCGACAGATCCAGCACCTGAAGGAGCACCGCAAGACCCATGAGGACAGCAAGCCTTTCCGCTGTTGGGAGTGCGGCTGGGGCTTCAACCATGGCTCCAACTTCAAGCGGCATCTGCTCGTCCATACCCGACAGAAAATGCGCCACAGCCTGGCCACCTGA